The following are encoded together in the Humulus lupulus chromosome 5, drHumLupu1.1, whole genome shotgun sequence genome:
- the LOC133834601 gene encoding probable inactive receptor kinase At4g23740 has protein sequence MRKRPDFYFIFLAIFLVGTTSSTSVTANIAEDKQALLDFLGNISHSHTLNWFKNSSVCNRWTGVICSSDQTRVTELHLPGVGFRGSFPSNTLSRLSGLQVLSLRLNKISGSFPSDLSKLGNLTSLYLQSNNFYGPLPLDFSLWKNLSVLNLSINGFNGSIPSSITNLTHLTALNLSNNSFSGQISDINIPSLEELDLSNNNLTGIVPRSLRRFPSWAFLGNNISPENATPPSLPAEPPNAHPPMKTRKLSQPAVLAIAIGSCVLVFALVAMMLLLCRSNGGQQKGSVVAKPNKKETSSKKGVSESQDKTNRLFFFEGYRFAFDLEDLLRASAEVLGKGTFGTTYKAALEDTTTLVVKRLKEVTVAKREFEQQMEIVGKIRHENVAPLRAYYYSKDEKLIVFDYYEQGSASAMMHSRRGEGQGRTPVDWETRLRIAVGAARGIAHIHTQNGGKLVHGNLRASNIFLNSQGYGCVCDTGLATLMNPMPPPTARSFGYRAPEVTDTRKSTPASDVYGLGVLILELLTGKSPVHATGTEEVVHLVRWVNSVVREEWTAEVFDVELLRYPNIEEEMVEMLQLGMSCVTRMPERRPKITDVVRNLEEIRQLNSGNRPSSEVKSEVSSTPMPTPDAIVNQ, from the exons ATGAGGAAAAGACCAGACTTTTACTTCATTTTCTTAGCCATTTTCTTGGTTGGAACAACCTCCTCCACTAGTGTCACAGCAAATATAGCAGAAGATAAACAAGCTTTGCTTGATTTCCTTGGCAATATTTCTCATTCTCATACTCTTAATTGGTTTAAAAACTCTTCTGTATGCAACCGCTGGACTGGAGTCATTTGCAGCAGTGATCAGACCAGAGTTACAGAACTCCATCTGCCTGGAGTTGGGTTCCGTGGCTCCTTCCCATCTAACACTCTCAGTCGCCTATCCGGGCTTCAAGTTCTGAGTCTCAGACTCAATAAGATATCAGGTTCTTTTCCCTCTGATTTATCCAAACTTGGAAACTTAACATCCCTTTACCTTCAATCCAACAATTTCTATGGCCCTTTGCCTTTGGATTTTTCACTCTGGAAGAATCTTTCAGTCCTTAATCTCTCAATCAATGGTTTCAATGGGAGTATCCCTTCTTCAATTACCAACTTGACTCACCTCACAGCTTTGAATCTTTCCAACAACTCGTTTTCTGGTCAGATTTCGGACATTAATATTCCTAGTTTAGAAGAGCTGGATTTATCCAATAACAATCTCACAGGTATTGTGCCTAGGTCTCTTAGAAGATTTCCAAGTTGGGCATTTTTGGGTAATAATATTTCACCAGAAAATGCCACTCCCCCCTCTCTTCCAGCTGAGCCACCAAATGCCCATCCACCAATGAAAACCAGGAAACTCAGTCAGCCTGCAGTTCTGGCTATTGCCATTGGGAGTTGTGTTCTTGTGTTTGCATTGGTGGCTATGATGCTGCTTCTTTGCCGCTCAAACGGTGGACAGCAAAAAGGTTCAGTGGTTGCTAAACCAAATAAGAAAGAAACCTCATCAAAGAAGGGTGTCTCTGAGAGCCAAGACAAGACAAACAGGCTCTTTTTCTTTGAGGGTTATCGTTTTGCGTTTGATCTAGAGGACTTGTTGAGAGCATCTGCTGAGGTTCTTGGTAAAGGAACGTTTGGGACAACTTATAAGGCGGCTTTGGAAGACACAACCACTTTGGTGGTGAAAAGGTTGAAGGAAGTGACTGTGGCGAAACGAGAATTCGAACAGCAGATGGAGATTGTAGGAAAGATCAGGCATGAAAATGTAGCTCCTTTAAGAGCATATTACTACTCAAAGGATGAGAAACTTATTGTGTTTGACTACTATGAACAGGGGAGTGCCTCTGCTATGATGCATA GCAGGAGAGGAGAGGGTCAAGGAAGAACTCCAGTAGACTGGGAAACTAGACTAAGAATTGCTGTCGGTGCAGCAAGAGGAATAGCTCATATCCACACACAAAATGGTGGCAAACTTGTCCATGGTAACTTAAGAGCCTCAAATATCTTCCTCAACTCTCAAGGATATGGTTGTGTCTGTGATACTGGTTTGGCAACACTAATGAACCCAATGCCGCCACCGACGGCGCGGTCATTTGGGTACCGAGCACCAGAAGTAACTGACACCCGGAAATCAACTCCAGCATCAGATGTCTACGGTCTTGGAGTGTTGATACTTGAGCTTCTCACAGGAAAGTCTCCAGTACATGCTACAGGTACTGAGGAGGTAGTTCACTTGGTGAGATGGGTGAATTCTGTGGTGAGAGAGGAGTGGACAGCAGAAGTGTTCGATGTGGAGCTGTTAAGGTATCCAAACATAGAGGAGGAAATGGTGGAGATGCTGCAACTGGGAATGAGCTGTGTGACGAGAATGCCAGAGAGGAGACCAAAAATAACTGATGTTGTGAGAAATTTAGAAGAAATTCGTCAACTCAACAGCGGAAATCGGCCATCGTCTGAAGTGAAATCAGAAGTTAGTTCTACTCCAATGCCAACTCCAGATGCTATAGTGAATCAATGA
- the LOC133834603 gene encoding uncharacterized protein LOC133834603 isoform X1: MVREKDVCWEYAEKLDGNKVRCKFCMRVLNGGISRLKHHLSRLPSKGVNPCSKVRDDVTDRVRAIIASKEEVKEASSTKKQKLVEVKSPVSVSASKTLVVTDVPSPVTKVFPTVTPMAPPPLNNQDNAERSIALFFFENKLDFSIARSSSYQMMIDAITKCGPGFSGPSAETLKTTWLERIKCEMSLQSKDIEKEWATTGCTIIADTWTDNKSRALINFLVSSPTRTFFHKSVDVSSYFKNAKCLADLFDSVIQDFGPENVVQIIMDNTFNYPGVANHILQNYSSIFMSPCASQCVNLILEEFSKVEWVNRCIIHAQTISKFIYNSVSMLDLMKKYTGGQELIRTGITKSVSNFLSLQSILKQKPRLKHMFNSPEYCTSSSYLNKQQSVSCIAILEDNEFWRAVDECVAISEPFLKVLREVSGGKPAVGSIYELMTRAKESIRTYYIMDENKCKTFLGIVDRKWRDQHHSPLHSAAAFLNPSIQYNPEIKFLTSIKEDFFKVLEKLLPTPEMRRDITNQICTFTKATGMFGCSLAMEARDVVSPGLWWEQYGDSAPVLQRVAIRILSQVCSSFTFERHWNAFQQIHSEKRNKIDREALNDLVYINYNLKLARQTRLKPLEADPIQFEDIDMTSEWVEESENSSPSQWLDRFGPLDGNDLNTRQFSAAIFNSNDHIFGL, translated from the exons A TGGTTCGAGAAAAAGATGTATGTTGGGAATATGCTGAAAAATTAGATGGAAATAAGGTCAGATGTAAATTTTGTATGAGAGTTTTGAATGGTGGCATTAGTAGGTTGAAGCATCATCTATCTCGGTTACCGAGTAAAGGCGTAAACCCGTGTAGCAAGGTACGAGATGATGTGACTGATAGAGTGAGAGCCATTATAGCATCAAAGGAAGAGGTGAAAGAAGCATCTAGCACTAAGAAGCAAAAGCTTGTAGAAGTGAAATCTCCTGTGAGTGTTTCTGCTAGTAAAACTCTTGTTGTTACTGATGTACCGTCCCCTGTTACAAAAGTTTTCCCAACTGTCACTCCTATGGCTCCTCCTCCTTTGAACAACCAAGATAATGCAGAAAGAAGTATAGCTTTGTTCTTTTTCGAGAATAAGCTGGACTTTAGCATTGCACGTTCTTCGTCTTATCAGATGATGATAGACGCCATTACAAAGTGCGGCCCTGGTTTTTCTGGTCCTTCTGCTGAAACTCTTAAGACTACATGGCTGGAAAGGATCAAGTGCGAAATGAGCTTACAATCGAAAGATATTGAGAAAGAATGGGCTACAACAGGTTGTACAATCATTGCTGATACTTGGACTGATAACAAGTCAAGGGCTTTGATTAACTTCTTAGTTTCATCACCTACCAGGACCTTTTTCCACAAGTCTGTTGATGTGTCTTCCTACTTCAAGAACGCAAAATGCCTTGCTGATTTATTTGATTCTGTCATTCAGGATTTCGGTCCTGAAAATGTTGTGCAGATTATAATGGACAATACTTTCAACTATCCCGGTGTGGCCAACCATATCCTGCAGAATTATTCAAGCATTTTCATGTCTCCTTGTGCTTCTCAATGCGTGAATTTAATCCTTGAAGAGTTCTCAAAGGTGGAGTGGGTGAATCGATGTATCATACACGCACAAACTATATCAAAGTTCATATACAATAGCGTCTCGATGCTTGATCTGATGAAAAAGTACACTGGAGGACAAGAACTCATTAGGACTGGTATCACAAAATCTGTATCAAACTTCCTTTCGCTACAATCGATCTTGAAGCAGAAGCCGAGGTTGAAACATATGTTTAACAGTCCTGAGTACTGTACAAGCTCCTCGTACTTAAATAAACAACAAAGTGTGTCTTGTATTGCCATTCTTGAGGATAATGAGTTCTGGAGGGCAGTAGATGAATGTGTGGCAATCTCTGAGCCTTTTCTGAAAGTGTTGAGGGAAGTTTCTGGAGGAAAGCCTGCGGTTGGTTCGATATACGAGTTGATGACAAGGGCAAAGGAATCTATAAGGACATATTATATAATGGATGAAAATAAGTGCAAGACATTTCTAGGCATAGTAGATCGAAAGTGGCGAGATCAACACCATTCGCCTCTGCATTCAGCTGCAGCATTTCTGAACCCGAGTATTCAGTACAATCCAGAGATAAAGTTTCTTACATCAATAAAAGAAGACTTCTTCAAAGTTCTGGAGAAGCTGCTCCCTACTCCTGAAATGAGGCGCGATATCACCAATCAGATTTGTACTTTTACAAAGGCGACTGGCATGTTCGGCTGCAGCCTAGCTATGGAAGCAAGAGATGTGGTTTCACCTG gGCTTTGGTGGGAACAATATGGTGACTCTGCTCCAGTGCTGCAAAGAGTTGCAATCAGAATACTCAGTCAAGTTTGCAGCAGTTTCACATTTGAGAGGCATTGGAACGCATTTCAGCAAATCCACTCGGAGAAACGCAACAAGATCGACAGAGAAGCTTTGAATGATCTTGTTTACATAAATTACAATCTCAAGTTAGCAAGACAAACGAGATTGAAACCTTTAGAAGCGGATCCGATTCAGTTCGAGGACATAGATATGACTTCAGAGTGGGTAGAGGAGAGTGAAAACTCAAGCCCATCTCAGTGGCTTGATCGGTTTGGTCCTTTGGATGGAAATGACTTGAATACAAGACAGTTTAGCGCTGCAATATTCAACTCAAATGACCACATATTTGGTTTGTGA
- the LOC133834603 gene encoding uncharacterized protein LOC133834603 isoform X2: MRVLNGGISRLKHHLSRLPSKGVNPCSKVRDDVTDRVRAIIASKEEVKEASSTKKQKLVEVKSPVSVSASKTLVVTDVPSPVTKVFPTVTPMAPPPLNNQDNAERSIALFFFENKLDFSIARSSSYQMMIDAITKCGPGFSGPSAETLKTTWLERIKCEMSLQSKDIEKEWATTGCTIIADTWTDNKSRALINFLVSSPTRTFFHKSVDVSSYFKNAKCLADLFDSVIQDFGPENVVQIIMDNTFNYPGVANHILQNYSSIFMSPCASQCVNLILEEFSKVEWVNRCIIHAQTISKFIYNSVSMLDLMKKYTGGQELIRTGITKSVSNFLSLQSILKQKPRLKHMFNSPEYCTSSSYLNKQQSVSCIAILEDNEFWRAVDECVAISEPFLKVLREVSGGKPAVGSIYELMTRAKESIRTYYIMDENKCKTFLGIVDRKWRDQHHSPLHSAAAFLNPSIQYNPEIKFLTSIKEDFFKVLEKLLPTPEMRRDITNQICTFTKATGMFGCSLAMEARDVVSPGLWWEQYGDSAPVLQRVAIRILSQVCSSFTFERHWNAFQQIHSEKRNKIDREALNDLVYINYNLKLARQTRLKPLEADPIQFEDIDMTSEWVEESENSSPSQWLDRFGPLDGNDLNTRQFSAAIFNSNDHIFGL, translated from the exons ATGAGAGTTTTGAATGGTGGCATTAGTAGGTTGAAGCATCATCTATCTCGGTTACCGAGTAAAGGCGTAAACCCGTGTAGCAAGGTACGAGATGATGTGACTGATAGAGTGAGAGCCATTATAGCATCAAAGGAAGAGGTGAAAGAAGCATCTAGCACTAAGAAGCAAAAGCTTGTAGAAGTGAAATCTCCTGTGAGTGTTTCTGCTAGTAAAACTCTTGTTGTTACTGATGTACCGTCCCCTGTTACAAAAGTTTTCCCAACTGTCACTCCTATGGCTCCTCCTCCTTTGAACAACCAAGATAATGCAGAAAGAAGTATAGCTTTGTTCTTTTTCGAGAATAAGCTGGACTTTAGCATTGCACGTTCTTCGTCTTATCAGATGATGATAGACGCCATTACAAAGTGCGGCCCTGGTTTTTCTGGTCCTTCTGCTGAAACTCTTAAGACTACATGGCTGGAAAGGATCAAGTGCGAAATGAGCTTACAATCGAAAGATATTGAGAAAGAATGGGCTACAACAGGTTGTACAATCATTGCTGATACTTGGACTGATAACAAGTCAAGGGCTTTGATTAACTTCTTAGTTTCATCACCTACCAGGACCTTTTTCCACAAGTCTGTTGATGTGTCTTCCTACTTCAAGAACGCAAAATGCCTTGCTGATTTATTTGATTCTGTCATTCAGGATTTCGGTCCTGAAAATGTTGTGCAGATTATAATGGACAATACTTTCAACTATCCCGGTGTGGCCAACCATATCCTGCAGAATTATTCAAGCATTTTCATGTCTCCTTGTGCTTCTCAATGCGTGAATTTAATCCTTGAAGAGTTCTCAAAGGTGGAGTGGGTGAATCGATGTATCATACACGCACAAACTATATCAAAGTTCATATACAATAGCGTCTCGATGCTTGATCTGATGAAAAAGTACACTGGAGGACAAGAACTCATTAGGACTGGTATCACAAAATCTGTATCAAACTTCCTTTCGCTACAATCGATCTTGAAGCAGAAGCCGAGGTTGAAACATATGTTTAACAGTCCTGAGTACTGTACAAGCTCCTCGTACTTAAATAAACAACAAAGTGTGTCTTGTATTGCCATTCTTGAGGATAATGAGTTCTGGAGGGCAGTAGATGAATGTGTGGCAATCTCTGAGCCTTTTCTGAAAGTGTTGAGGGAAGTTTCTGGAGGAAAGCCTGCGGTTGGTTCGATATACGAGTTGATGACAAGGGCAAAGGAATCTATAAGGACATATTATATAATGGATGAAAATAAGTGCAAGACATTTCTAGGCATAGTAGATCGAAAGTGGCGAGATCAACACCATTCGCCTCTGCATTCAGCTGCAGCATTTCTGAACCCGAGTATTCAGTACAATCCAGAGATAAAGTTTCTTACATCAATAAAAGAAGACTTCTTCAAAGTTCTGGAGAAGCTGCTCCCTACTCCTGAAATGAGGCGCGATATCACCAATCAGATTTGTACTTTTACAAAGGCGACTGGCATGTTCGGCTGCAGCCTAGCTATGGAAGCAAGAGATGTGGTTTCACCTG gGCTTTGGTGGGAACAATATGGTGACTCTGCTCCAGTGCTGCAAAGAGTTGCAATCAGAATACTCAGTCAAGTTTGCAGCAGTTTCACATTTGAGAGGCATTGGAACGCATTTCAGCAAATCCACTCGGAGAAACGCAACAAGATCGACAGAGAAGCTTTGAATGATCTTGTTTACATAAATTACAATCTCAAGTTAGCAAGACAAACGAGATTGAAACCTTTAGAAGCGGATCCGATTCAGTTCGAGGACATAGATATGACTTCAGAGTGGGTAGAGGAGAGTGAAAACTCAAGCCCATCTCAGTGGCTTGATCGGTTTGGTCCTTTGGATGGAAATGACTTGAATACAAGACAGTTTAGCGCTGCAATATTCAACTCAAATGACCACATATTTGGTTTGTGA
- the LOC133834604 gene encoding uncharacterized protein LOC133834604 → MVLELRSLDAQISMYRQHSSSSQPSHPMYGPPPPSSSSSAGIYPKIGHSAAPPPQGRPFPQHHNPPPPSSSSSGLGIRVTIKPEYRITPPPQLSPHVGEIPRSNFQFDFELERKILAEAEKENQNWMKFVPENPPSRTPASMSSMSSVGSNTDPTVAKYIASGLNREAVTLAVGHYGDNPMKVPEFVNGYNLLREMGFPSKSVAEALIMHENDTDKALAHLLNGSS, encoded by the exons ATGGTTTTGGAATTAAGGAGCTTGGACGCGCAAATCTCGATGTACCGTCAACACTcatcgtcttcgcagcctagccATCCGATGTACGGTCCTCCGCCGCCGTCTTCCTCTTCCTCCGCCGGTATCTACCCCAAGATTGGCCACTCCGCAGCCCCTCCCCCCCAAGGCCGTCCCTTTCCCCAGCACCACAACCCACCTCctccttcctcttcttctt CAGGATTGGGCATACGCGTAACTATAAAGCCGGAGTATCGGATCACACCTCCT CCTCAGTTGTCACCGCATGTGGGAGAGATACCTCGGAGTAATTTCCAATTTGATTTTGAACTTGAGAGAAAAATTCTTGCTGAAGCGGAGAAGGAAAACCAGAACTGGATGAAGTTTGTGCCGGAAAATCCTCCATCTAGGACTCCAGCATCAATGTCTTCAATGTCTTCGGTG GGCTCCAACACAGACCCTACTGTTGCCAAATATATTGCTTCAGGGCTGAACCGAGAAGCTGTTACTCTTGCTGTGGGGCATTATGGAGACAATCCCATGAAG GTTCCGGAATTTGTCAATGGCTACAACCTCTTACGAGAAATGGGATTCCCATCGAAGAGTGTTGCTGAAGCTCTAATAATGCATGAGAATGATACAGATAAGGCACTGGCACATCTTCTCAACGGTTCTTCTTGA